The following is a genomic window from Sutcliffiella horikoshii.
AAGGTAACCTGGTAATGAAAACGATTCCAATGTGTTTATAACACTAAATGGAAAGCTCTTTTGAAAGGTCGTACATTTTGCTATCAATCGTATGTGTTCTAGATAGTGCCTCGATAATATCATGGTCCACTAACACATTACTTTGAATACCTACACATCTGCCGCCTTTGCCATCCATAAGTAGTTCCACTGCTCGTGCGCCTAGTCGACTAGCCAAAACTCTATCAAATGCAGTTGGTGATCCACCGCGCTGGATGTGACCAAGTACACTTACTCGCGTTTCGAAATTTGTCTCGTCTTCGATTTTCTTACCAAATTCGACCCCGCTGCCTACTCCTTCGGCAACGACGATGATACTATGCTTTTTCCCACGCTCTGTTCCGCGTTTCAATCTTGCAATTACTTCTTCCATTTCATCCTTCGCTTCCGGGATAAGAATGGTTTCTGCACCACCAGCAAGACCTGCCCAAAGTGCGATATCTCCCGCATGGCGTCCCATCACTTCAATCACGTATGTACGCTCATGAGATGTTGCTGTATCACGAATTTTATCTATGGAATCGATCACTGTATTTAGCGCAGTATCAAAGCCGATTGTAAAATCAGTACCCGGGATGTCGTTGTCAATCGTACCTGGCACACCAATACATGGAAAACCGTGCTCCGTTAATTTTTTCGCTCCTTGATAAGAACCGTCCCCACCAATTACAACCAAAGCTTCAATGCCATGCTTTTTCAGGTTTTCAATTCCCTTAAGCTGACCTTCTATTGTTTTAAATTCTTCACATCTCGCAGAATATAACATGGTTCCACCACGATGGATGATATCTCCAACAGAACCGATTTCAAGTTTTTTGATATCTCCATCAATCAATCCAGCATATCCGCGATAGATTCCGAATACTTCGATGTCATGAAAAATAGCCTTTCTTACTACTGCACGGACCGCAGCATTCATACCTGGTGCATCTCCACCACTTGTCAGAACGCCTATTCGTTTCATTCTATATTCACCTCTTGAGCTAATTTACCTATAAACGTATACCCAAACATATATTTTATTAGAAAAATGAGTGCTATGTAAAGCCTCTTTATTAAAAATTAACATGAAGGTATGTCGAAAACAATAGAAAACTGTCGATGAAAAGTTTTGGATGCGCTATCATTTTCCATTGTTGACAATTTGGTCAATTTTATTATGTATATCTCTTCAAGGCAGTCGGCGTTCGAACTTGTAGCTCTTCCTTTAAGATACCCACCTTATTCCTTACTATCCAAAAGAAAACAGGAGGAAAATGTCTCATTCCCTCCTGCTGAAAGTTCTTTGTGTAGTATATGGAATAACTAGATCGTCTATTGGTTAATTTTTTCCGGCTTAAATTGTTCTTTAAAAGAGAACGCACCAATTCGTTTATATTTTGCATAGCGGTGTTCAATTAGTTCCTCCGCAGTCAGCGGCATGAGATCTTGAAGGGACTCTTTTAATATTTCTTTTATTCCCTTTGCTTGAACATCCACATTTTTATGGGCACCGCCCTTTGCTTCCGGAATGATTTTATCAATGATTCCTAAATCATGCAGATCAGGTGCAGTAATCCTCATGGATTCTGCGGCTTTCTTGGCGAGACTGGCATCCTTCCATAGGATAGCAGCCGCCCCTTCTGGAGAAATAACAGAATAAGTGGAGTTCTCTAGCATATGCACATGATTTCCAACACCAAGTGCAAGGGCTCCCCCGCTTCCACCTTCACCGATGACGATGCAAATTACCGGCACTTTCAAACCTGCCATCTCGAAAAGGTTTTTGGCAATGGCTTCACTTTGTCCGCGCTCTTCCGCAGCCTTCCCAGGGTAAGCACCTTTCGTATCAATGAAACAAACAATAGGACGATTGAATTTTTCAGCCTGATACATCAATCTTAATGCTTTGCGATATCCTTCCGGATGAGGCATGCCGAAGTTTCTGCGGATATTTTCTTTCGTATCTTTCCCACGTTGATGCCCGATGATCGTGACAGGTAAGCCGTCAAACTTACCAATTCCACCTACTATTGCTTCATCGTCTCCATAATATCTGTCTCCATGCAATTCTAAGAAGTTCGTAAAAACACGTTCTATATAGTCCAATGTGGTGGGGCGCTCGGGATGTCTGGCAATTTGGACGCGATCCCACGGGCTCAAGTTTCCATAGATATCTGTTTCTAGTTTTTCTAGTCTTGCTTCTAGCTTTTCAATTTCACTAGTAAGATCCATGTCGCTATTTTTCGTGAACTCTTTTAATTCACCTATCTTTTTGCGAAGCTCTACAACCGGTTTTTCGAATTCCATTTCTCCTACCATCTCGTCTCCCCTCCTCCCTGGTGTATATCTAATACGTTCGTTAAGGTTTCTTTTAACTCAAGACGAGGAATGACCGCATCTAGTTGACCGCATTTTAATAAAAATTCGGCAGTTTGAAAGTCTTCCGGAAGGTCCTCCCGAATGGTTTGTTCGATGATACGTCTGCCGGCAAACCCTATCAAGGCTTTCGGTTCTGCAAAATTATAATCTCCTAATGATGCAAAACTTGCAGAAACACCACCAGTAGTCGGATGAGTCATCACGGAAATGATCAACCCGCCACTTTCACTATGCAACTTCAAGGCACTACTAGTTTTGGCCATTTGCATCAAACTTAAAACACCTTCCTGCATTCTTGCACCGCCAGAAGCTGTGAAAATGAGGAATGGCACTCTCTTTTCTTTTGCCTTTTCAATAGCACGGGTGATTTTTTCCCCCACTACCGATCCCATGCTTCCCATTCGGAAAGTTGAATCCATAACAGCAACTACAAGAGGAAAACTATTAATGGTCCCCTCACCGGTTACAACCGCCTCATTGATTCCTGTTTTCTTCTGGTCACCTTCTAGCTTTTCCAAATAGTTTGGGAAATTAAGAGGATTTTCAGAAACCATATCCTCATCATATGCAATAAAGCTGCCTTTATCTAGCAAGCTTTGAAGCCTTTCTTTTGCATTCATGGGATGGTGATGGCCGCAGTGTAGACAGACCTTTAGATTCTTCATTAACTCTTTTGTATACATTATTTTTTTACAGCTCGGACACTTGGTCATAATTCCTTCTGGTACATCTTGATTTGCTTGTTCCGATGGAATGGATGCGTATTTTTTCTTCTTTGTGAACAAATCCTTCAACAAAACAACAGAACCTCCCTTAATTACAGAAACTTGTTACTTAGTTTTGGTATTTGGTACTAATAACAGGTCAAAATATAGGTAAGTAAGGCTGTTAACATTATTTCAATAAACAAATTCCTTTACTTACCTTTATACTCATACAATTAATGTAACGGAAACTCCACGAAGGATGTTGTAGATTCTTGTCTACTTTTTATCGACAATTTCCGTAAAATGTTTTTCATATAGCTTTATTACTTGTTCCGCCTGCTTTTCTCTCATCGCCTCTAGTAACTCTTCCAATACACCACTCTCTATCATATTATCCTCAGTGATAATACGTGCATAACTATTTACAAGCGTCCATATTCTTAGCATCAAACTGTTATCCACTATCGTCACTATTGCTTTGAAAAGTTCTGTCCTAGAAGTAGGAGCTGAGAGCATTTCTCTCAAATTCTCATAATCTGTAACAGAAGCTTTTTTCATAAATAGCTGGATACATGATTTTTCTATCTCCAGTTTGGTTTCTAACAGATCGTTTTTGGTCTTGTCCTGCTCCAAAATGAACGTTCCCAATAGTTCTACCAGGTGATGTTCCTTGAAATCTTTTATGAATGTTCCTTCTCCGCGCCTTGTCTCGATAAGCCCCAAGAGCTCCAGTGCCCGAAGTGCTTCTCGAACAGAGGACCGCCCGACATTCAATCTGTCGGACAGTTCACGCTCGGAAGGAATCTTGTCTCCTGCTTTCAAGCCGTCCGCTACAATGATGGCCCGAATTTTTTTGACAATCTCTAGATACATTTTCGTAGGTGTAGTCATAGACTATTCACTTTTTCCAATAATAGCGGTCCGTCTGGTTTTTTCTGCTACTTCTTCCGGATCGACCTTGATACGGGCAACTCCGGTTTCCATTGCAGCCTTTGCTACAGCTGCTGCCACAGCAGGTGCTACACGCGGATCAAAAGGAGCTGGAATGACATAATCATCACTTAGCTCATCAGCAGAAACCAGGCTTGCAATTGCTTCGACCGCAGCTATTTTCATTTGTTCATTAATGTGGGTCGCTCTAACATCAAGTGCACCGCGGAAAATCCCCGGAAACGCCAAGACATTGTTTACTTGGTTAGGGAAATCGGAACGTCCTGTACCAACCACACTGGCACCTGCAAGCTTTGCTTCTGCCGGCATGATTTCCGGGTTCGGGTTCGCCATAGCAAAGATGATGGAATCTTTGTTCATGCTTTCTACCATCGCTTGCGTTAATGCTCCTTCTACAGATACCCCGATAAATACATCAGCGTCTTTCATTACATCAGCCAATGTACCTTCGACTTTGTTACGGTTTGTATAGGTAGCCACTTCCGCTTTTACACTATTCATTCCATAGGGACGCCCTTCATAGATGGCACCTTTTGAATCGCACATCGTAATATCCCTTACACCATATCGGTATAATAATTTGATAATGGCAATTCCTGCTGCGCCTGCACCATTGGCCACCACTTTAATTTCTCCGATATTCTTTTTCACTAGTTTGAGGGCATTAACAAGGCCTGCAACTGTTACAATAGCTGTACCGTGTTGATCGTCATGGAAAATAGGGATATTTGTTTCTTTCTTCAGACGCTCTTCCACAACAAAACAGTTTGGAGCCGCGATATCCTCAAG
Proteins encoded in this region:
- the pfkA gene encoding 6-phosphofructokinase, which codes for MKRIGVLTSGGDAPGMNAAVRAVVRKAIFHDIEVFGIYRGYAGLIDGDIKKLEIGSVGDIIHRGGTMLYSARCEEFKTIEGQLKGIENLKKHGIEALVVIGGDGSYQGAKKLTEHGFPCIGVPGTIDNDIPGTDFTIGFDTALNTVIDSIDKIRDTATSHERTYVIEVMGRHAGDIALWAGLAGGAETILIPEAKDEMEEVIARLKRGTERGKKHSIIVVAEGVGSGVEFGKKIEDETNFETRVSVLGHIQRGGSPTAFDRVLASRLGARAVELLMDGKGGRCVGIQSNVLVDHDIIEALSRTHTIDSKMYDLSKELSI
- the accA gene encoding acetyl-CoA carboxylase carboxyl transferase subunit alpha is translated as MVGEMEFEKPVVELRKKIGELKEFTKNSDMDLTSEIEKLEARLEKLETDIYGNLSPWDRVQIARHPERPTTLDYIERVFTNFLELHGDRYYGDDEAIVGGIGKFDGLPVTIIGHQRGKDTKENIRRNFGMPHPEGYRKALRLMYQAEKFNRPIVCFIDTKGAYPGKAAEERGQSEAIAKNLFEMAGLKVPVICIVIGEGGSGGALALGVGNHVHMLENSTYSVISPEGAAAILWKDASLAKKAAESMRITAPDLHDLGIIDKIIPEAKGGAHKNVDVQAKGIKEILKESLQDLMPLTAEELIEHRYAKYKRIGAFSFKEQFKPEKINQ
- the accD gene encoding acetyl-CoA carboxylase, carboxyltransferase subunit beta, which translates into the protein MLKDLFTKKKKYASIPSEQANQDVPEGIMTKCPSCKKIMYTKELMKNLKVCLHCGHHHPMNAKERLQSLLDKGSFIAYDEDMVSENPLNFPNYLEKLEGDQKKTGINEAVVTGEGTINSFPLVVAVMDSTFRMGSMGSVVGEKITRAIEKAKEKRVPFLIFTASGGARMQEGVLSLMQMAKTSSALKLHSESGGLIISVMTHPTTGGVSASFASLGDYNFAEPKALIGFAGRRIIEQTIREDLPEDFQTAEFLLKCGQLDAVIPRLELKETLTNVLDIHQGGGETRW
- a CDS encoding FadR/GntR family transcriptional regulator codes for the protein MTTPTKMYLEIVKKIRAIIVADGLKAGDKIPSERELSDRLNVGRSSVREALRALELLGLIETRRGEGTFIKDFKEHHLVELLGTFILEQDKTKNDLLETKLEIEKSCIQLFMKKASVTDYENLREMLSAPTSRTELFKAIVTIVDNSLMLRIWTLVNSYARIITEDNMIESGVLEELLEAMREKQAEQVIKLYEKHFTEIVDKK
- a CDS encoding NAD(P)-dependent malic enzyme, producing MSLKEEALHMHKIHQGKLESKSKVPVRNAKDLSLAYSPGVAEPCKAIYDDKNKVYDYTMKGNMVAVVSDGTAVLGLGNIGPEAALPVMEGKAVLFKSFAGVDAFPICLNTTDVDKIVETVKLLEPTFGGVNLEDIAAPNCFVVEERLKKETNIPIFHDDQHGTAIVTVAGLVNALKLVKKNIGEIKVVANGAGAAGIAIIKLLYRYGVRDITMCDSKGAIYEGRPYGMNSVKAEVATYTNRNKVEGTLADVMKDADVFIGVSVEGALTQAMVESMNKDSIIFAMANPNPEIMPAEAKLAGASVVGTGRSDFPNQVNNVLAFPGIFRGALDVRATHINEQMKIAAVEAIASLVSADELSDDYVIPAPFDPRVAPAVAAAVAKAAMETGVARIKVDPEEVAEKTRRTAIIGKSE